From the Polyangiaceae bacterium genome, one window contains:
- a CDS encoding CDP-alcohol phosphatidyltransferase family protein, translating into MLTDSGAVPADPAARRLQGTVWQGVPLAHIGYSWIRAFGAILGRSGISANTLTLVALALSGLAAATTATGHLWSAATLVLIAGVFDALDGVVARATGTTSKFGALLDSTVDRFSDALPLIGVLFIYLDHGVLALVPVATLVLAFGVSYVRARAEGLGARLPPLFMRRAERTVMMILCLAVGGLIPGDAIPYPVLLVGVGVIGALSSGGLLAALLAARRALDTADRAK; encoded by the coding sequence ATGCTCACAGACTCCGGTGCAGTTCCCGCGGATCCGGCGGCTCGACGCCTGCAGGGTACCGTCTGGCAAGGAGTGCCGCTCGCTCACATCGGCTACTCGTGGATACGTGCGTTTGGCGCCATACTGGGCCGCTCCGGGATCAGTGCAAACACGCTGACTCTGGTCGCGCTCGCACTGTCCGGGCTTGCGGCTGCAACCACCGCAACCGGGCACCTTTGGAGCGCTGCAACCTTGGTCCTCATCGCGGGAGTCTTCGATGCTCTCGACGGAGTCGTGGCGCGAGCGACCGGCACGACTTCGAAGTTCGGTGCGCTGCTGGATTCCACGGTGGATCGCTTTTCGGATGCGCTCCCTCTCATCGGCGTGCTCTTCATCTACTTGGATCACGGCGTGCTGGCGCTGGTACCAGTCGCCACGTTGGTGCTCGCCTTCGGCGTCAGCTACGTCCGCGCTCGCGCCGAGGGCCTCGGCGCACGGCTGCCACCACTGTTCATGAGGCGCGCCGAACGCACGGTCATGATGATCCTGTGTTTGGCTGTGGGCGGCCTGATCCCCGGGGACGCCATTCCCTACCCGGTGCTACTGGTCGGCGTGGGCGTGATTGGTGCGCTCAGCAGTGGTGGCCTGCTGGCTGCACTGCTGGCGGCGCGCCGAGCGTTGGACACCGCTGACCGCGCCAAGTGA